Proteins from one Catalinimonas alkaloidigena genomic window:
- a CDS encoding SPFH domain-containing protein — translation MEKIHTPLSGYLMFVGVLLLLVGSLFSLFALHSIGLGASLLVLTAFLSFGFIIVNPNGSKVLILFGDYQGTVKKNGFFWVNPLLLKQSVSLRARNFDSERLKVNDLHGNPIMISVILVWQVKDTYKASFEVDNYTNFVKVQTDAAVRKLAGSYPYDNFEDGQAEITLRSGVNEVNEALERELEERLSMAGIHVIEARIGYLAYAEEIANAMLRRQQATAIVAARHKIVEGAVGMVEMALSELSKKELVDLDEERKAAMVSNLMVVLCSDKDATPVVNTGTLHQ, via the coding sequence ATGGAAAAAATACACACTCCTCTGTCTGGGTACCTGATGTTCGTGGGCGTGCTGCTGTTGTTAGTCGGTAGCTTGTTTAGCCTGTTTGCGTTGCATAGCATTGGGCTGGGTGCTTCCTTGCTGGTGCTGACCGCTTTTTTGAGCTTTGGTTTTATCATCGTCAATCCCAACGGTTCGAAGGTCCTGATTCTCTTCGGCGACTACCAGGGTACCGTCAAGAAAAACGGCTTTTTCTGGGTCAATCCGCTGCTTCTGAAGCAATCAGTGTCGTTGCGCGCCCGCAATTTCGACAGCGAACGGTTGAAGGTGAACGACCTGCACGGCAACCCCATCATGATTTCGGTCATTCTGGTGTGGCAGGTAAAGGATACCTACAAGGCGAGTTTTGAAGTAGACAACTATACCAACTTCGTCAAAGTACAGACCGACGCGGCGGTGCGTAAACTTGCGGGCTCGTATCCGTACGACAACTTTGAAGACGGTCAGGCTGAGATTACCCTCCGTTCGGGCGTTAACGAAGTGAACGAAGCGCTGGAGCGCGAACTGGAAGAGCGTCTGTCGATGGCGGGCATCCACGTGATCGAAGCGCGCATCGGCTATCTGGCCTATGCCGAGGAGATTGCCAACGCCATGTTGCGCCGCCAGCAGGCCACAGCCATTGTCGCGGCGCGGCACAAAATTGTAGAAGGGGCCGTAGGCATGGTGGAGATGGCGCTCAGCGAATTATCGAAGAAGGAGCTGGTCGACCTGGACGAAGAGCGCAAAGCCGCGATGGTCTCTAACCTGATGGTCGTGCTCTGCTCCGACAAAGACGCGACGCCGGTCGTCAACACCGGCACGTTACACCAGTAG
- a CDS encoding T9SS type A sorting domain-containing protein, whose product MKRFLFFVCWLLAFSGKAQPDDAHRPDGTFALADTVTALRTREAGVVPPDTLAEPRQTAFSPALLQLYPNPATHELTLSGGFTAGGTVRLRLIGPSGKVVRETTQTADGNALRVPIAALPRGLYFVEVWDEQNYYTRKFTKE is encoded by the coding sequence ATGAAACGGTTCCTCTTTTTTGTTTGCTGGCTGCTGGCGTTCTCCGGAAAGGCCCAGCCCGACGACGCCCACCGGCCCGACGGGACCTTCGCACTCGCCGACACGGTGACGGCCCTGCGCACTCGCGAAGCCGGAGTGGTTCCGCCCGATACGCTGGCCGAACCGCGCCAGACCGCCTTTTCCCCGGCACTGTTGCAACTGTATCCCAACCCGGCTACCCACGAACTGACCCTCAGCGGAGGCTTTACGGCTGGCGGAACCGTACGGCTGCGGCTCATCGGTCCGTCGGGCAAGGTCGTACGCGAAACCACCCAAACCGCCGACGGCAACGCACTCCGGGTGCCGATCGCCGCCTTGCCCCGCGGCCTCTACTTTGTGGAAGTGTGGGACGAGCAGAACTACTATACCCGAAAGTTCACGAAAGAGTAG
- a CDS encoding glycoside hydrolase family 97 protein, which produces MRNQPLRIAWCISLFSWVVSPAVAQSPVAVTSPDGLLNVTITTEGGRPSYTVQYREITFVEASPLGLKTSIGDFTSALQPVGHHTTPLRETYTLTKAKVSRVDYEANELVYQLINPAQDTLHLVFRVSNHDVAFAYRLTTKARVTNVLVEEEATGFDLPAGTTTFLTPQAPPMTGWEKTKPSYEEEYTYDEPVGTPSKYGVGYTFPALFKVGDHGWVLISETGVDSRYVGSRLGEGTREGFYPLRFPQPGENNGIGGTSAAMAMPAHTPWRTLTVGETLQPIVETTVAFDVVTPRYEATRSYEMGRATWSWIVWQDNSINYDDQVKFIDLAADLRFEYVLIDNWWDRNIGRDRMEALVAYAASKNVGVLLWYNSNGYWNDAPQTPQDCMNTALARKKEMAWLQRIGVKGLKVDFFGGDKQPTLQLYEDILADANAYGLTITFHGCTLPRGWERMYPNFVTAEAVLASENLIFQQRASDLHAYHATILPFTRNTVAAMDFAPVFFNKRLTRDQQGGSIRRTTDAFEMATAVLYSSPVQHFGITPNNLDEQPDYVLDFLREVPTVWDETVFVEGYPGQHCVMARRKGMRWYVVAVNGEKRAKQLTVSLPMLAGREVQLLYDEKGRTAGFATKKVGSNGRFKLSLLPEGGAVIVAP; this is translated from the coding sequence TTGAGAAATCAACCCCTACGCATCGCTTGGTGCATCAGTCTGTTCAGTTGGGTGGTGAGCCCCGCAGTTGCCCAGTCGCCTGTGGCGGTAACCAGCCCCGACGGTCTGTTGAACGTGACCATCACGACGGAGGGCGGCCGTCCTTCTTATACGGTACAGTACCGTGAGATTACTTTTGTGGAGGCGTCGCCACTGGGACTCAAAACGTCGATCGGCGACTTTACCAGCGCGTTGCAACCGGTGGGGCACCACACGACTCCGCTGCGCGAGACCTACACGCTGACCAAGGCCAAGGTGAGTCGGGTCGATTACGAAGCCAACGAACTGGTCTACCAGTTGATCAATCCTGCGCAGGATACCCTGCACCTGGTGTTCCGGGTGAGCAACCACGATGTCGCTTTTGCCTATCGGCTCACCACCAAAGCCCGGGTCACCAACGTGCTGGTGGAAGAAGAAGCGACCGGTTTTGACCTGCCCGCTGGCACTACGACGTTCCTCACGCCACAGGCCCCTCCCATGACGGGCTGGGAAAAAACCAAGCCCAGTTACGAAGAAGAATACACATACGACGAGCCCGTGGGCACGCCCTCCAAATACGGCGTGGGCTACACGTTCCCGGCGCTTTTCAAGGTGGGCGACCACGGCTGGGTGCTGATTTCCGAGACGGGCGTAGACAGTCGGTACGTCGGGTCGCGCCTGGGCGAGGGCACCCGCGAGGGATTTTACCCCCTCAGGTTTCCGCAGCCCGGCGAAAACAACGGCATCGGTGGCACCTCTGCGGCGATGGCCATGCCGGCCCACACCCCGTGGCGCACCCTTACCGTCGGCGAGACGCTCCAACCCATTGTGGAAACGACCGTGGCCTTCGACGTGGTAACACCGCGCTACGAGGCAACACGTTCGTACGAAATGGGGCGTGCCACCTGGAGCTGGATCGTCTGGCAGGACAACAGCATCAACTACGACGATCAGGTAAAATTCATCGACCTGGCCGCCGACCTCCGGTTCGAGTACGTGCTCATCGACAACTGGTGGGACCGGAACATCGGGCGCGACCGCATGGAGGCGCTGGTGGCCTATGCCGCTTCCAAAAACGTGGGGGTGCTGCTCTGGTACAATTCCAACGGCTATTGGAACGATGCGCCTCAAACGCCGCAGGATTGCATGAACACTGCCCTGGCCCGCAAAAAGGAGATGGCCTGGCTACAGCGCATCGGGGTGAAGGGACTCAAAGTCGACTTTTTCGGGGGCGACAAACAGCCGACGCTGCAACTGTACGAGGACATTCTGGCCGATGCCAATGCCTACGGACTGACCATTACGTTTCACGGCTGCACCCTGCCCCGGGGGTGGGAGCGGATGTACCCCAATTTTGTCACCGCCGAAGCGGTGCTGGCGTCCGAAAACCTGATTTTTCAACAGCGAGCCTCCGACCTGCACGCCTACCACGCCACCATTCTGCCCTTTACCCGCAACACCGTAGCGGCCATGGATTTTGCGCCGGTGTTTTTTAACAAGCGCCTGACCCGCGACCAACAGGGCGGATCGATTCGGCGCACCACCGACGCCTTCGAAATGGCAACGGCAGTGCTTTACAGCTCGCCGGTGCAACACTTCGGCATCACGCCCAACAACCTGGACGAGCAGCCGGATTACGTGCTGGATTTCCTGCGGGAGGTCCCCACCGTGTGGGACGAAACCGTGTTTGTCGAGGGCTATCCGGGCCAGCATTGCGTCATGGCCCGCCGCAAGGGAATGCGGTGGTACGTGGTCGCCGTGAACGGCGAAAAACGCGCCAAGCAACTGACGGTATCGTTGCCCATGCTGGCCGGTCGGGAAGTACAACTTTTGTATGATGAGAAAGGCCGCACCGCCGGTTTTGCCACCAAAAAAGTAGGCAGCAACGGTCGTTTCAAGCTCTCGCTCCTGCCAGAAGGGGGCGCGGTCATTGTAGCTCCCTAG
- a CDS encoding PKD domain-containing protein, translating to MKRIFSFPLLLLALLAACTEKPDPTPQTSVTANAGADQTAAQGTTVTLDGRASKDSENRTLTYLWSFTKKPAGSVATLTNPTTAQPTFVGDLPGEYEAELTVTNPDNQAAKDKVVVTVTDASTAPTELEGTYETDLHLVDRVSDPNLPDYFMKGDVLMQAKLTIDPGVTIQVVADKYLSIEENGSLVANGTADKKIVFVGKEATAGSWRGITVKSASALNSLDYAEIRHAGGKNIPGIGSTLPASLALYPFGSPSLSLKNTLITDGKGYGMLVFQNTTLAAFEKNQFRNLAGTSLYLTINQLGKLDAASSFTGGNGFDGIEIFGNMEEGQEEAVWPAFSDGSKYLISEDLNVKSGLRIEPGATFEFKADKMLLVDDNGYLIAKGTADKHITFSGRNKTAGFWRGILVRSTSSLNELNYVDLEYAGGKNFPGIGSDYPTALSLYNFTKSHLKLAHTTIAHSGGYGMFIPLGSVLEQFEANTIHHSAKSALLTDAQNVGMLDAASQFKGSNGYDGVEIYASKANEENAADATWPAFTDGASYLVTGDVIINKAVTIQPGAVFEFAADRYLEITPEGSLVAKGTAAQQIVFTGKNRTKGYWRGILVRSSSPLNELTHAEVSYGGSKNFPGFGSDLLANIGLYGFAQAQLKVSNSKISDSKGWGIIVQQNCTLTSDATVTFANNTSGSIQE from the coding sequence ATGAAACGCATTTTTTCTTTTCCCTTACTGCTGCTGGCCCTGCTGGCGGCCTGTACAGAAAAACCTGACCCCACTCCGCAGACCTCGGTAACCGCTAACGCCGGTGCAGACCAGACGGCTGCCCAAGGCACGACCGTTACGCTGGACGGACGCGCTTCCAAAGACAGCGAAAACCGCACCCTCACGTACCTGTGGTCTTTCACGAAGAAACCGGCAGGCAGCGTGGCCACCTTAACGAACCCCACCACGGCGCAACCCACGTTCGTAGGCGACTTGCCCGGCGAATACGAAGCGGAGCTGACCGTCACCAATCCCGACAACCAGGCCGCCAAAGACAAAGTAGTCGTAACGGTGACTGACGCCAGCACCGCCCCTACCGAACTGGAAGGCACGTACGAGACCGACCTGCACCTGGTGGATCGCGTGTCTGACCCGAATCTGCCCGATTATTTTATGAAAGGCGACGTATTGATGCAGGCCAAACTAACGATCGACCCGGGCGTGACGATTCAGGTGGTGGCCGACAAGTACCTCAGCATCGAAGAGAACGGTTCGCTGGTGGCCAACGGAACGGCCGACAAAAAAATCGTCTTTGTGGGGAAAGAGGCAACCGCCGGTTCGTGGCGGGGCATCACCGTGAAATCAGCAAGCGCCCTCAACAGCCTCGACTACGCCGAGATCCGCCACGCCGGGGGCAAAAACATCCCGGGCATTGGGTCAACGCTTCCGGCCTCGCTGGCGCTGTACCCGTTCGGCTCCCCTTCGCTGAGCCTTAAAAATACGCTGATCACGGACGGCAAAGGCTACGGCATGCTGGTCTTTCAGAACACAACGCTTGCGGCCTTTGAAAAGAACCAGTTCCGCAACCTGGCCGGCACAAGCCTGTACCTGACCATCAACCAGCTGGGCAAGCTCGACGCGGCTTCCAGCTTCACGGGAGGCAACGGCTTCGACGGTATTGAGATTTTCGGGAATATGGAAGAAGGCCAGGAAGAGGCCGTATGGCCGGCCTTCAGCGACGGTTCCAAGTACCTGATCAGCGAAGACCTGAACGTCAAAAGCGGGTTGCGCATCGAGCCGGGCGCTACGTTCGAGTTCAAAGCCGACAAGATGCTGCTCGTGGACGACAACGGCTACCTGATTGCCAAAGGCACGGCCGACAAGCACATTACCTTCTCGGGGCGCAACAAAACGGCAGGTTTCTGGCGCGGCATTCTGGTGCGGTCAACCAGCTCTCTGAACGAACTGAACTACGTCGATCTGGAATACGCCGGCGGCAAAAACTTTCCGGGCATCGGCTCCGACTACCCGACGGCGCTTTCGCTATACAACTTCACGAAGAGCCACCTGAAGCTAGCGCACACCACCATTGCGCACAGCGGCGGTTATGGCATGTTTATCCCGCTGGGTAGCGTGTTGGAACAGTTCGAAGCCAACACGATTCACCACAGCGCCAAATCGGCACTGCTGACGGATGCGCAGAACGTGGGCATGCTGGACGCGGCCTCGCAATTCAAGGGCAGCAACGGCTACGATGGCGTGGAGATTTACGCCTCGAAGGCCAATGAAGAAAATGCGGCGGATGCTACCTGGCCCGCCTTTACCGACGGCGCTTCGTACCTGGTGACCGGTGACGTGATCATCAACAAGGCCGTGACCATTCAGCCGGGCGCCGTCTTCGAATTCGCGGCCGACCGTTACCTGGAAATCACGCCCGAAGGCTCGCTGGTCGCCAAAGGAACGGCGGCCCAGCAGATCGTCTTTACCGGAAAAAACCGCACCAAAGGCTACTGGCGTGGCATTCTGGTTCGCTCGTCGAGCCCCTTGAACGAACTGACCCACGCCGAAGTCTCGTACGGAGGTTCGAAAAATTTCCCGGGTTTCGGGTCAGATCTGCTGGCCAACATCGGCTTGTACGGCTTCGCGCAGGCCCAACTGAAAGTGTCGAACAGCAAGATCAGCGACAGCAAAGGCTGGGGCATCATTGTGCAGCAGAACTGCACGTTGACCAGCGACGCCACCGTTACGTTCGCCAACAACACCAGCGGCAGCATCCAAGAGTAA
- a CDS encoding Arc family DNA-binding protein: MAKKKAFVLRLSPEMMEAVEHWAADEFRSTNGQLEWIVDRALREAGRKYKKADPPSSGASPDTSNSGS; encoded by the coding sequence ATGGCCAAGAAAAAAGCCTTTGTATTGCGACTGAGCCCCGAAATGATGGAAGCAGTGGAGCACTGGGCGGCCGACGAGTTTCGCAGTACAAACGGACAGTTGGAATGGATCGTAGACCGCGCCCTTCGGGAGGCGGGCCGCAAATACAAGAAAGCGGACCCGCCTTCTTCCGGTGCTTCGCCCGACACCTCCAATTCCGGCTCGTAA
- a CDS encoding RNA polymerase sigma factor, which translates to MILTLPRTFQFQEATLPGEAQLIAEAKRNPARFEVLYNRHYETIFNYLYRRTSDEDLAADLTSQTFLKAMLNLGRYEYRGIPFLAWLYRIAGNEIKKHYRKSGQAQVFSLEVSSLAKWLPDEETADTEEKLQQLAGYLERLAEDEVLILQLRFFEEKSFQEIAYIMDIGESAAKMRVYRTLTKLKRFFER; encoded by the coding sequence ATGATTTTGACCCTGCCACGTACTTTCCAGTTTCAGGAGGCGACGCTTCCCGGAGAGGCGCAGCTGATTGCGGAAGCCAAGCGCAACCCGGCCCGGTTCGAAGTGCTCTACAACCGGCACTACGAAACCATCTTCAACTACCTCTACCGCCGGACCAGCGACGAGGACCTGGCGGCCGACCTGACGTCGCAGACCTTTCTGAAAGCGATGCTGAACCTGGGCCGTTACGAGTACCGCGGCATTCCTTTTTTGGCGTGGCTGTACCGCATTGCGGGCAACGAAATCAAGAAACATTACCGGAAAAGCGGGCAGGCGCAGGTCTTCAGCCTAGAAGTGTCGTCGTTGGCCAAGTGGCTTCCCGACGAAGAAACGGCCGATACGGAAGAAAAACTACAGCAGCTGGCGGGCTACCTGGAGCGCCTTGCCGAAGACGAGGTGCTGATTTTGCAACTGCGGTTTTTTGAAGAAAAATCGTTTCAGGAAATCGCGTACATTATGGACATCGGCGAAAGTGCCGCCAAGATGCGTGTGTACCGCACGCTAACGAAGTTGAAACGTTTTTTTGAGCGATGA
- a CDS encoding NRDE family protein — protein MCLILFAWQVHPHYPLILAANRDEFYGRPTAPAQFWPGESLLAGRDLQAGGTWLGITPQGRWAAVTNYRDPVREQSGARSRGELPTNFLRGAHQPEAYLQAIDRHADDYSGFNLLVGTADEVWYYSNIEKEVRAVPPGVHGLSNHLLNTPWPKVTLGKTLLKEHLDRAVTPAPDALLALLQNADRPGDTALPSTGVSLEWERALSTMFIATPTYGTRCSTVVLQQSEQVQFVERRYGPQETTPEEQRFAVPRRPVPRT, from the coding sequence ATGTGTTTAATCCTTTTTGCCTGGCAGGTTCATCCCCATTATCCGCTGATCCTGGCCGCCAACCGCGACGAGTTTTACGGACGCCCTACAGCCCCCGCTCAGTTCTGGCCGGGGGAGTCGCTGCTGGCCGGGCGCGATTTGCAGGCGGGAGGCACCTGGCTGGGCATAACGCCGCAGGGACGCTGGGCGGCGGTGACCAACTACCGCGATCCGGTTCGAGAACAAAGCGGCGCACGCTCGCGGGGCGAACTGCCTACTAACTTCCTGCGCGGGGCGCACCAGCCCGAAGCGTACCTGCAAGCGATTGACCGGCACGCCGACGATTACAGCGGATTTAACCTGTTGGTCGGCACAGCCGACGAAGTGTGGTATTACTCGAACATCGAAAAAGAGGTGCGGGCGGTGCCCCCGGGCGTGCACGGCCTCAGCAACCACCTGCTCAACACCCCCTGGCCGAAAGTCACGTTGGGAAAAACGCTGCTGAAAGAGCATCTGGATAGGGCGGTTACGCCCGCGCCCGATGCGCTGCTGGCGCTGCTGCAAAACGCCGACCGCCCCGGCGATACTGCCCTCCCCAGCACGGGGGTCAGCCTCGAATGGGAACGTGCCTTGAGCACTATGTTTATCGCAACGCCCACGTATGGCACGCGGTGCTCGACCGTGGTGCTGCAGCAGTCCGAACAAGTGCAGTTTGTGGAACGGCGGTACGGCCCTCAGGAAACGACGCCCGAGGAACAACGCTTTGCTGTGCCGCGCAGGCCCGTGCCGCGCACATAA
- a CDS encoding SulP family inorganic anion transporter, with product MSAPTFTTRSSSWKNDLIAGFSVSLVALPLGLGIALASGAPPMAGLIPAVIGGLLTTFFRGHPISISGPGNGLIVVTLAGVQALGDDAVHGFRYVLAAFIVAGVLQVLLGALRLGKFGDSFPASVVQGMLAAIGIMIISKQVHVSLGQQSGAASSLGTLIEIPSSLADLNPYTTLIAVAGLAILILHPKVRNSVVRFIPSPMWVLLFAVPLGFLFNFFWARHITWGHYQFKVGPELLIQLPDDLLQSFLLPDFGKVDQPAFWWVVLSVTLVSSLESLLSCKAIERLDPYRRKTHYNRELIGIGVSTVLSGLLGGLPVSTVIARSSVNINHGAATRWANFFHGAFLLVFVLLLGGLIQKVPLAALAAILIFTGYKLTAPKVFAEQSQKGWEQLLVFVITILATLLLGLIGGIGVGIAFTLLVHGLRSNLPYQTFFRYLSSPSIRVVAEQEAALHVKIKGIINFFNLIGLQKQLRKLPLGQEVVADFSHARLIDYTVLETVHQFAEDYTRQGGSFDITGLSIHRTSSSHPFALHVLETHPPRRLTHRQQKLKQAAAVRAWGFDPERNWHVTSLRSFAFFSTRPLEFNRNRLAGTYPTLDTRWEVSDVTFAEGALLAKEEYHATLQVVHVPVRMPAFRLEREGLVDRLRAWTGQRDIDFTEFPTFSSLYYLHGQNEEALRRFFTPTLIRFLEQNDRYYLESNGRALLIFKQVRLSSPKEIMKMLHFSERLAHIICARTAQQVRLQPTPSEG from the coding sequence TTGTCTGCACCGACCTTTACCACACGTTCTTCTTCCTGGAAAAATGACCTGATTGCTGGCTTTAGTGTTTCGCTCGTTGCCCTTCCCTTAGGACTGGGCATTGCCCTGGCGTCGGGAGCGCCACCGATGGCGGGGCTGATTCCGGCCGTGATCGGCGGCTTGCTAACCACTTTTTTTCGGGGCCACCCCATCAGCATCAGCGGTCCCGGCAACGGGCTGATCGTCGTAACCCTGGCCGGAGTACAAGCGCTGGGCGACGACGCCGTTCACGGTTTCCGGTACGTGCTGGCGGCCTTTATCGTGGCTGGCGTCTTGCAGGTGCTGCTGGGTGCGCTGCGGCTGGGCAAGTTCGGCGATTCGTTTCCAGCCTCGGTGGTGCAAGGCATGCTGGCTGCCATCGGCATTATGATCATCAGCAAACAGGTGCACGTCTCGTTGGGCCAGCAATCGGGCGCTGCCTCTTCGCTGGGTACGCTGATCGAAATTCCGTCTAGCCTGGCCGACCTGAATCCTTACACCACGCTGATTGCCGTCGCCGGGTTGGCCATCCTGATCTTACACCCTAAAGTGCGTAATTCGGTCGTTCGGTTCATTCCGTCGCCCATGTGGGTCTTGCTGTTTGCGGTCCCGCTAGGCTTTTTGTTCAACTTCTTTTGGGCGCGCCACATCACCTGGGGGCACTATCAATTTAAAGTAGGGCCCGAACTCCTTATTCAGCTACCCGACGATCTGCTGCAGAGTTTTCTGTTGCCCGATTTCGGTAAAGTCGATCAGCCGGCGTTTTGGTGGGTGGTGCTGTCCGTCACGCTGGTTTCTTCGCTGGAGTCGCTGCTGAGTTGCAAAGCCATCGAGCGCCTGGACCCGTACCGGCGCAAGACGCACTACAACCGGGAGTTGATCGGCATTGGGGTTTCTACCGTGCTGTCTGGCCTGCTCGGCGGCTTGCCCGTCAGCACGGTGATTGCACGCAGTTCGGTCAACATCAACCACGGGGCGGCCACGCGCTGGGCGAATTTTTTTCACGGAGCCTTCCTGCTGGTGTTCGTCCTGTTGCTGGGTGGCCTCATCCAGAAAGTACCGCTGGCTGCGCTTGCCGCCATTCTGATTTTTACGGGCTACAAACTGACCGCTCCTAAAGTATTTGCCGAACAGAGCCAGAAAGGTTGGGAGCAGCTGCTGGTTTTTGTCATTACCATTCTGGCGACGTTGCTGCTGGGTCTAATCGGGGGCATCGGCGTCGGCATTGCGTTTACGCTGTTGGTGCACGGACTTCGGTCAAACTTGCCGTACCAGACGTTTTTCCGGTACCTGTCCTCCCCGTCCATTCGGGTGGTGGCCGAACAGGAAGCGGCCCTGCACGTTAAGATAAAGGGGATCATCAACTTCTTCAACCTGATTGGCCTGCAAAAACAGTTGCGGAAGCTGCCGTTAGGCCAGGAAGTAGTCGCGGATTTCTCGCATGCCCGCCTGATCGACTATACGGTGTTGGAGACGGTCCATCAATTTGCGGAAGACTACACGCGGCAAGGCGGCTCGTTCGACATTACGGGGCTGAGCATCCATCGCACGTCTTCGAGCCATCCGTTTGCGTTGCATGTGCTGGAGACCCACCCGCCCCGCCGGCTGACGCACCGCCAGCAGAAACTGAAGCAGGCCGCGGCCGTGCGGGCCTGGGGATTCGATCCTGAACGCAACTGGCACGTAACGTCGCTGCGCAGCTTTGCGTTCTTCAGCACCCGTCCGCTGGAATTCAATCGTAATCGATTGGCGGGGACTTACCCGACGTTGGATACACGCTGGGAAGTGAGCGATGTGACGTTTGCAGAGGGCGCGCTGTTGGCCAAAGAGGAGTACCACGCGACCCTTCAGGTAGTGCACGTTCCGGTACGGATGCCCGCGTTTCGGCTGGAGCGGGAAGGGCTGGTGGACAGGTTACGCGCCTGGACGGGACAACGCGACATTGATTTCACGGAGTTCCCTACATTTTCGTCGCTTTATTACCTCCATGGACAAAACGAAGAAGCCCTGCGACGGTTCTTCACGCCGACCCTCATCCGTTTTCTGGAGCAGAACGACCGCTATTACTTGGAAAGCAACGGCCGGGCGCTTCTTATTTTCAAACAAGTACGCCTGTCTAGTCCCAAAGAAATCATGAAGATGCTTCACTTCAGCGAACGGCTGGCGCACATCATCTGCGCGCGCACTGCGCAACAGGTCCGGTTGCAGCCCACACCTTCTGAAGGGTAA
- a CDS encoding sulfotransferase, producing MQPIFIGGCERSGTTMLGSMLSAHPNYQATPESQFKNYLFNWFDYPDTLQPDECRRILDFLPTNFRFRLWNLVADKEALLEACRTRSIGGLLVELARQYAWQVARNAHATVWIDHSPDNISLTRELLHYLPEARFIHIVRDGRAIAASVLPLDWGPNTIKGAADLWTQRLAQGFTAEQALKASGRFTTLRYEDLVCDPEMTLRKLCAEINLEFHPNMLTGNGLQTTVYNSRQHALVGKAPEKDRINAWEEQLQPRQIEIFEWMTEPMLRNLDYPLKFNGKARAPKRTEWLQMEVEHYLGKVKNVIRRKKRIKRALLTAPKTSISEQRVVQVGALSAGA from the coding sequence ATGCAACCGATATTCATTGGTGGGTGCGAGCGTAGTGGAACTACTATGTTGGGGAGCATGCTGTCGGCTCATCCCAACTACCAGGCAACGCCGGAGTCGCAATTCAAAAACTACCTTTTTAATTGGTTTGATTATCCGGATACGCTGCAACCGGACGAGTGCCGGCGTATTCTGGACTTTTTACCTACCAACTTCCGGTTCCGCCTGTGGAATTTGGTGGCCGATAAAGAAGCACTTCTGGAGGCGTGTCGAACGCGTTCCATCGGCGGACTTCTGGTCGAACTGGCCCGTCAGTACGCCTGGCAGGTAGCCCGCAATGCACACGCCACGGTCTGGATCGACCACAGTCCCGATAACATTTCGCTCACCCGGGAATTATTACATTACTTACCCGAGGCGCGTTTCATTCACATTGTGCGCGATGGGCGGGCCATCGCCGCTTCGGTGCTCCCCCTCGATTGGGGCCCCAATACCATCAAAGGCGCGGCCGACCTGTGGACGCAGCGCCTGGCGCAAGGGTTTACGGCCGAACAGGCACTGAAAGCATCGGGCCGCTTCACCACCCTGCGTTACGAAGATCTGGTGTGCGATCCGGAGATGACGCTCCGCAAACTGTGTGCGGAAATCAACCTGGAGTTTCATCCGAACATGCTGACCGGCAACGGGTTGCAAACGACCGTGTACAACAGTCGCCAGCATGCTTTGGTGGGCAAAGCACCCGAAAAGGATCGCATCAACGCCTGGGAAGAGCAATTGCAGCCGCGCCAGATCGAGATTTTTGAGTGGATGACCGAGCCTATGCTCCGCAACCTGGATTATCCGCTGAAGTTCAACGGAAAAGCGCGTGCTCCCAAACGTACCGAGTGGTTGCAGATGGAAGTAGAGCATTACCTGGGCAAGGTTAAAAACGTGATTCGCCGGAAAAAGCGAATCAAGCGCGCCCTGTTGACCGCACCTAAAACCTCCATCAGCGAGCAGCGGGTGGTGCAGGTCGGCGCGCTTTCGGCCGGCGCCTGA